The genomic stretch GGCTGGCCGCGCGGTATCCGGAGCGGATCGAGGGGTTGCTGCTGCTTTGCCCGCTGGTACACGCCGACCCGGCCCGGCGCAGGGTTCCGCGGCGCGTGGTGTTGGAAAGGGACGCAGAATTGCTGGAGCGGCTGACGCCGGCTGAGCGGGCCGAATTCGAACCGATGGCCGTGATCCAAACGGACGCCACCTGGGAGAAGATGAGGCGCGACGTCCTCCCCGGGCTGGCGGCGGCCGACCGGGCTTTTTTGGACCGCCTTTGGAAGGGGTACGCGTTCGCGGACGAAGCCGCGCTCGACCGCGCCGCCTTCGACAAGCCGGTCCTGATCGTCGCCGGGCGGCAGGACAGCATCGTCGGCTACGAGGATTCGCTGGGCATGATCCCGCGCTACCCGCGCGCCGCCTGCGCGGTGCTCGACCGCGCCGGGCACAACGCCCAGATCGAACAGCCGGAATTGTTTGAGGCGCTGGCGGCGGAGTGGCTGGACCGGGTGGAGCGGGATTGGAAGTAGGCCGTCGACGGTCGAAGAACCTGGTCCTTGGCCATGGACCGTGGTTCCTTGAGGACTCTCCGGGAAGGTAATCGTTTCGAATGAAGCCAAGGAGAAAACCCATGTCGGACGGATCGAGGTACCATTCGGCGGTGATCTTCGTGCGCGATATCGAGGCGGCCAAGCGCTTCTACACCGAGGTGATGGGAATGGAGATCGACCTGGATTTCGGAACGAACGTCGGGTTGAAAGGCGGCCTCACGCTGTGGCAGGTCGATCCGCGGCACATCATCCCGGCCCGGCTGGGCTCCAACCCGCTCGCTACTCCGCGTGCCAACTTGTTTGAACTGTATTTCGAAACCGGGGACATCGGGGCGGCGTTTACGCGCGTGAAATCGGCCGGGATGGATTTCCTGCACGAGTTGCACGAGGAACCCTGGGGCCAGCGGACGACGCGGTTCTTCGATCCGGACCGGCACTTGATCGAAATCGGCGAAGCGCTGGATGCCATGGCGCGCCGGATGCGCGCCGAAGGAATGACCGCGGAGCAGATCGCGCGCAAGAGTTCGCTTCCGCTGAAGCAAATCCATGAGATGCTCGGGGGATGATTTTCATGTGCGCCCGGCAACTTTCCGCGGCGGGCCGGGAGGGGTTCCGGGGAGCGGTCACTCCACCGTGACGCTCTTGGCCAAGTTGCGGGGCTGGTCGATGTCGCAGCCGCGCAGGACCGCGGTGTGGTAGGCCAGCAGTTGGAGCGGGATGACCGTCAGCACCGGGCTGAGCATCCACGAGATCTCGGGAATCGGGAGCGTGTAATCCGCCAGGCGGGGGATGCGGTCGTCGCCGTCGGTGCAGACCGCGATCACGGTCCCGCCGCGGGCCCGGGTCTGCTCCACCTGGCTGATCATCTTCTCGTACCACGGATCGCGCGGGGCGAGCGCGACCACCGGCATGGATTTGTCCACCAGCGCAATCGGCCCGTGCTTCATCTCCCCCGCCGGATACGCTTCGGCATGGATGTAGGAAATTTCCTTCATCTTTAACGCGCCTTCGTAGGCGATCGGCATGTTGCCGCCGCGCCCGAGGTAGAGGCAGTGGGTGATGCCTTTCAGCGCATCGGCAACCCGGGCGACCTCGTGCTCCCGCGCCAGGCACTCGCCGGCCCGGCCGGGCAGGAGGCGCAGTTCGGCCACCCGCCGTTTGGCATCCTCCTCCGGAAGGACCCCGCGCAGCCGGCCGAGGAGGATCGCCGTGAGGTAAAGATCCACCAGCGGGGCGGTGAAGGCCTTGGTGGACGCCACGCCGATCTCCGGACCGGTCTGCATGGATAGGTACCCGTCGGCGATGCGCATCGCCTGCGATCCGACGACGTTGACGATGCTCCACAGCAACGCCCCCTTGCGCCGCGCCTCTTCCATCGCGGCGAGCGTGTCCGCCGTCTCGCCGGATTGCGAAATGGCGATCACCAGCGTGTGCTTGTCGATCAACGGATCGCGGTAGCGGAATTCCGAGGCGGTCTCCGCCTCGGCCGGGATGCGGGCCAAGCGCTCGATCAGGATCCGGCCGACCATCCCGGCGTAGGCGGCCGTCCCGCAGGCGGTGAGCACCACCCTCCGGATGGAGCGGGCGCGGGCCGGGGTCAGGTTCAGAGTCGGCAGAAAAACGTCGCCCCGTTCGAAATCCACCCGCCCGGCCATCGTATCCCCCAGCGAGCGGACTTGCTCGTGGATTTCCTTGAGCATGAAGTGCGGGTAATTCCCCTTTTCGGCGGCCGCGGCGTCCCAGTCGACGGTTTGGACGGGCAAGTCGACCGGACGACCCTCCAGATTCCGGACGGAAAAACCGCCGCGGGTGACGAGTGCGATCTGTCCGGAATCCAAGAACGCCATCCTCCGGGTGTGGTCCAGGAGCGCCGGCATATCGGAGGCGACGAACATTTCGCCTTCGCCCACTCCGAGAACCACCCCGCCGGCGTTGCCGAGGCGCGCGGCCACGATCCGGTCCGGTTCGCGGGAGGAGATCGCCACGATCCCGTGGGCGCCGCGCAAGCGTGAGACCGCCTGGCGCACCGCGTCGAAGAGCGGCGCGCCGCCGTCGGCGCAGGATTCGATCAGTTGGGCGATCACCTCGGTGTCGGTGTCGGAGCGGAAGCGCGCCCCCGCGGCGGCCAGCTCTTCCTTAAGCTCGAGATAGTTTTCGACGATTCCGTTGTGCACCACCACGATCTCGCCCGAGGCGCTGGCGTGGGGGTGGGCGTTGCGGTCGCTGGGCTCGCCGTGAGTCGCCCAGCGCGTATGGCCGATGCCGGCCTCGCCCCGGACCGGCTGGGCTTCGACCGCGCGGATTAGGTTGGAGAGTTTTCCGGCTTTTCGCCGCAGGGCGATCTTTCCATCCTGCAGGACCGCAATGCCGGCCGAATCGTACCCGCGGTACTCCAAACGCTTCAGGCCATCCAGGAGGATCGGCGCGGCGTCTCGCGGGCCGATGTAAGCGACGATTCCACACATACGCAGACATCTCCAAAAAAAACGAAATTCCTCCGCAGGCATCCGGGATATCAATACGGCGCAGGCTCGCGCCATCCCATGCAACGGTCCACCGGTGCGGCGGATCTGCGCCGGCGGAGGAAATGGGTTTCGGATGATGGTTCCGCCACATCGCCGGGATTGTGTTTCCCGGTTGCCCGGGAGGTTTCCGCCGGCGGATTGGCAGGAAAGGTCCTGCCGTCTTGGGGAAGAAGTCGGGCGTGGCCCGCCCGGAGGGTATCCGCTGATCCTTCGATTTTCTCCCGTGCATACCGCGCGGGATTAGCCCGGCTTCGGGGCCGGGAGCCCTCACCTCGTCAACCGGCGGATCGCCGGTCCATGCGCCATTCTTCCCGAAAGAGCCGCCTCCTTTCCTTTGGGTATTCAAAATTCTACCATGGAAGGGATCT from Anaerolineales bacterium encodes the following:
- the glmS gene encoding glutamine--fructose-6-phosphate transaminase (isomerizing) — protein: MCGIVAYIGPRDAAPILLDGLKRLEYRGYDSAGIAVLQDGKIALRRKAGKLSNLIRAVEAQPVRGEAGIGHTRWATHGEPSDRNAHPHASASGEIVVVHNGIVENYLELKEELAAAGARFRSDTDTEVIAQLIESCADGGAPLFDAVRQAVSRLRGAHGIVAISSREPDRIVAARLGNAGGVVLGVGEGEMFVASDMPALLDHTRRMAFLDSGQIALVTRGGFSVRNLEGRPVDLPVQTVDWDAAAAEKGNYPHFMLKEIHEQVRSLGDTMAGRVDFERGDVFLPTLNLTPARARSIRRVVLTACGTAAYAGMVGRILIERLARIPAEAETASEFRYRDPLIDKHTLVIAISQSGETADTLAAMEEARRKGALLWSIVNVVGSQAMRIADGYLSMQTGPEIGVASTKAFTAPLVDLYLTAILLGRLRGVLPEEDAKRRVAELRLLPGRAGECLAREHEVARVADALKGITHCLYLGRGGNMPIAYEGALKMKEISYIHAEAYPAGEMKHGPIALVDKSMPVVALAPRDPWYEKMISQVEQTRARGGTVIAVCTDGDDRIPRLADYTLPIPEISWMLSPVLTVIPLQLLAYHTAVLRGCDIDQPRNLAKSVTVE
- a CDS encoding alpha/beta hydrolase; its protein translation is MISNVADIPIYYDVRGSGRPILMIHGFSPDHRLMLGCMEPVFERREGWRRIYFDLPGMGRTPAPDWLADTDRMFDVVRWFVDQVIPLEKYCVAGESYGAYLAQGLAARYPERIEGLLLLCPLVHADPARRRVPRRVVLERDAELLERLTPAERAEFEPMAVIQTDATWEKMRRDVLPGLAAADRAFLDRLWKGYAFADEAALDRAAFDKPVLIVAGRQDSIVGYEDSLGMIPRYPRAACAVLDRAGHNAQIEQPELFEALAAEWLDRVERDWK
- a CDS encoding VOC family protein; translated protein: MSDGSRYHSAVIFVRDIEAAKRFYTEVMGMEIDLDFGTNVGLKGGLTLWQVDPRHIIPARLGSNPLATPRANLFELYFETGDIGAAFTRVKSAGMDFLHELHEEPWGQRTTRFFDPDRHLIEIGEALDAMARRMRAEGMTAEQIARKSSLPLKQIHEMLGG